One genomic window of Daphnia pulex isolate KAP4 chromosome 10, ASM2113471v1 includes the following:
- the LOC124203580 gene encoding parkin coregulated gene protein homolog yields MFDRSGGQSLTMRQAGQQQREYQQESGSSRSTSSGSDGRSGRRGQPHQIRSARQSSSATVVPAFTIRSASQGRVQPPKRVNVFAERPSPSLAFRRIYQRGDLPVCIVHESRLYRLGWKVELDTLDYEHYLPLFLDGLCETQHPHEFLARKGAEDLITRAPDRVTPLLPVIIPPLRRALNTRNPRVICSTLKIIQLIATCSKESGRAFLPYYKSLLPILNLFKSVNLNQGDGIDYSQQKNSNLGDLIQETLEMLEKSGGSAAFVLIKNMVPTYESCVWK; encoded by the exons ATGTTTGACCGAAGCGGTGGTCAGTCTTTGACGATGCGCCaggccggccagcagcagcgcgagTATCAGCAGGAATCAGGGTCGAGCCGTTCCACCAGTAGCGGCAGCGATGGAAGGAGCGGCCGACGTGGCCAACCTCATCAAATTCGTTCGGCTAGGCAATCCAGCAGTGCCACCGTTGTGCCAGCCTTCACCATCCGCTCAGCATCCCAGGGGCGTGTTCAACCGCCCAAAAGAGTCAACGTCTTCGCCGAACGGCCCAGTCCGTCGTTGGCATTCCGCCGGATTTACCAACGCGGCGATCTGCCCGTCTGCATCGTTCACGAAAGTCGACTCTACCGACTGGGATGGAAG GTGGAATTGGATACACTAGACTACGAACATTACCTGCCGCTTTTTCTTGACGGCCTGTGCGAGACTCAGCATCCGCACGAATTCCTGGCGCGCAAAGGAGCTGAAGATCTCATCACCAGAGCTCCGGATCGTGTCACTCCGCTCCTGCCCGTCATCATCCCACCGCTGAGAC GAGCTCTAAACACTCGCAATCCTCGTGTCATCTGCTCGACATTGAAAATTATCCAATTGATCGCCACCTGTTCCAAAGAGTCTGGCCGTGCATTCCTACCTTACTACAAATCTCTGTTGCCCATTCTCAACTTGTTTAAATCCGTTAATC TCAATCAAGGGGATGGCATCGATTATTCTCAGCAAAAGAATTCCAATCTGGGCGATCTAATCCAAGAGACTCTGGAAATGTTGGAAAAGAGTGGAGGATCCGCCGCCTTTGTCCTAATCAAGAACATGGTTCCCACTTACGAGTCCTGCGTCTGGAAATGA
- the LOC124203579 gene encoding protein bric-a-brac 1-like: MDSSPQLKIRWNNFPVTVSSSLEALRNNGDLVDTSLFCEGHRFLAHRVVLSATSNYFRQIFKEISSPNVAIVLSGLNYQDIDALLTFIYSGEVSLCDAQLPSFLKTAETLQVKGLGPECTSSLSRKTDSNKNDTSLQETQFLAAALQKPLSSKRVTPPPLLSVYPSTPSITPVTTTVTTSASLPSLDLSLAISNFASNASSSSSNPSDVGLKKRKMVELPEGCFKTEMPEERKTEHLVMTDMTPPNSIANEELERTESTHSRQEPVQERVPPPRADPTPRPYQSQCRGERPRNARVPFCPHCGEDCHNISVLRYHVKTTHSEPNGCLCCCFCTAIFNLHSSAEYKQHTLDIHGVKYT, from the exons ATGGATAGCTCGCCGCAGCTGAAAATTCGTTGGAATAATTTTCCAGTCACAGTTTCATCATCTCTTGAAGCTCTTCGAAACAATGGTGATCTTGTAGACACCAGTTTATTCTGCGAGGGTCACAGATTTTTG GCCCACAGAGTTGTTTTGTCAGCCACCAGCAATTATTTCAGGCAGATATTCAAGGAGATATCTTCACCCAATGTAGCCATTGTTCTTAGTGGTTTAAACTACCAAGATATTGATGCATTATTGACATTCATCTATTCAGGGGAGGTTTCCCTTTGTGATGCTCAGCTACCCTCCTTTCTCAAGACTGCAGAAACCTTACAG gtTAAAGGGCTAGGACCAGAATGCACATCATCATTGAGCAGAAAAACAGATAGCAATAAAAATGACACCAGCCTGCAAGAAACCCAATTTCTAGCAGCAGCTCTACAGAAACCCCTCTCCAGCAAAAGGGTTACTCCACCCCCTCTTCTCTCTGTGTATCCTTCGACTCCCTCAATCACGCCAGTTACCACGACCGTTACCACATCCGCCTCTTTACCCAGCCTCGATTTGAGCCTGGCTATTTCGAATTTCGCCAGCAACGCCtccagtagcagcagcaatccATCGGATGTAGGCCTcaagaaacgaaaaatggTGGAACTTCCGGAAGGTTGTTTCAAAACGGAAATgccggaagaaagaaaaacggagcATTTGGTCATGACCGACATGACTCCGCCGAATTCCATAGCCAACGAAGAACTTGAGAGAACCGAGTCGACCCATTCCCGCCAAGAACCTGTTCAAGAACGAGTTCCTCCACCCCGAGCGGATCCCACACCTAGACCGTATCAATCCCAGTGTCGAG GTGAACGCCCCCGAAATGCCCGAGTACCTTTTTGCCCGCACTGTGGCGAGGATTGTCACAATATTTCCGTCCTCCGGTACCACGTCAAAACGACTCATTCTGAACCGAACGGCTGCCTTTGTTGCTGTTTCTGCACTGCCATTTTCAACCTCCATTCATCCGCCGAGTACAAGCAACACACGCTGGACATTCACGGCGTCAAGTACACCTGA